GCCGCCGGGGGCTTTTGCGCCACCGGCGAGGGGCATGAAGGCGATCATGGCACCAAAGGCTGGGTGGCAACGGACACCTTCCGCGTCATGAATTTCCTGGTGCTGGCGGTCGGGCTCTTTTTTCTCGCTCGTAAGCCGGTTTCCCAGGGTTTGAAGGGCCGCATCAAGGGCATTCAAGACCAGTTGGCCGATTTGGAAGCCAAAAAAAAAGAGGCCGAGGCGCAGCTGGCCCAGTACAATCAGAAGCTGACGCTGCTGGACCAGGAGGCGGAGAAGATCGTCGAGGGCTACATCCAGCAGGGTAAAGACGCCAAGGCCCGGATTCTGGAGGAGGCCAAGGCGGCTGCGGTCAGGCTGGAGGAACAGGCCCGCCGCAATATCGACCATGAATTCATGCAGGCCAAAAACAAGCTGAAGTCGGAGATTGTGGAAAAGGCGCTGGCTGCGGCCGAGGAGATGGTCAAGGGGCAAATAACGGCTGAGGATCAGGTAAAGCTGGTTGACGAATACTTGGATAAGGTGGTGGCATAATGAGGAATTTGGCAATCGCACGGCGTTATGCCAAGGCGCTTCTGTTGATTGGCAAGGATGACGGCCAGGCGGAGACCTACAAAAAGGAACTGGCCGCGGTGGCAGGTCTGATCACCCAGCACGAAGCCCTTGGGCGGACTCTGAGCAACCCGCTGTATGATGCAGCCGGTCGCAAAGAGGTCCTCAAGT
The sequence above is a segment of the Desulfobacteraceae bacterium genome. Coding sequences within it:
- a CDS encoding ATP synthase F0 subunit B — translated: MKIPTLRRVQKRGAIIAAVVMLALFLFAAGGFCATGEGHEGDHGTKGWVATDTFRVMNFLVLAVGLFFLARKPVSQGLKGRIKGIQDQLADLEAKKKEAEAQLAQYNQKLTLLDQEAEKIVEGYIQQGKDAKARILEEAKAAAVRLEEQARRNIDHEFMQAKNKLKSEIVEKALAAAEEMVKGQITAEDQVKLVDEYLDKVVA